A stretch of the Panicum virgatum strain AP13 chromosome 9N, P.virgatum_v5, whole genome shotgun sequence genome encodes the following:
- the LOC120687735 gene encoding scavenger receptor class F member 2-like, translated as MSTTRRRPPPPPPAWTPEPWSDGETSALLDAWGPRHLRARGGALRPADWRACAAAVTSRRAADGRAPRTVDQCKNRVDYLKKRLRAERARPKGAPPPVAGWLGRLRALLQLAPSAPPGFAHRLSATTGKVKDDDDDEKASGGAPLPRDWPPVPKRPRTAVSLSPLSAASGEHPEGGGRSCTEVAAALDRLAGTYERVEAAKQREATRLEERRLEAMRDLEIESMRLLVDVAVTSSVGLDGAAAAVTAGGDF; from the coding sequence ATGTcgacgacgcgccgccgcccgccgccgcctccgccggcgtggACGCCTGAGCCGTGGAGCGACGGCGAGACGTCCGCGCTGCTCGACGCCTGGGGCCCGCGCCACctccgcgcccgcggcggcgcgctccgccccgccgactggcgcgcctgcgccgccgccgtcacctcccgccgcgccgcggacggccgcgcgccgcgcacCGTCGACCAGTGCAAGAACCGTGTCGATTACCTCAAGAAGCGCCTCAGGGCCGAGCGCGCCAGGCCCAAGggggccccgccgccggtcgcGGGGTGGCtcggccgcctccgcgcgctgcTGCAGCTCGCCCCCTCCGCTCCTCCCGGGTTCGCGCACCGCCTCAGCGCCACGACGGGGAAGgtgaaggacgacgacgacgacgagaaggCGAGCGGCGGGGCTCCTCTGCCCCGCGACTGGCCGCCGGTGCCGAAGCGGCCGAGGACGGCGGTGTCGCTGTCGCCGTTGAGCGCCGCCTCTGGGGAGCACCCCGAAGGCGGCGGGAGGAGCTGCACGGAAGTGGCGGCGGCTCTGGACAGGCTTGCTGGGACGTACGAGCGGGTGGAGGCAGCGAAGCAGAGGGAGGCGACGCGGCTGGAGGAGCGGCGCCTCGAGGCGATGCGCGATCTCGAGATCGAGAGCATGCGCCTACTCGTCGACGTCGCCGTCACCTCCTCCGTCGGtctcgacggcgccgccgccgccgtaaccGCCGGCGGCGACTTCTAG